The genomic region AAAAAAAACAGGCCGTCAATCCATCGGAAAATCCAGAGGAGGGTGGACAACCAAACTTCATCTGGTTGCCGCGTCCGCTGAATGTCCCCTGATATGGTGTCTGTCTCCCGGAAATGCGGGGGATGCCCCTCAAGGGAGAAAACTTCTGGAAGCTCTCGGCCCCACGCCTGTGCCCTGTAGCCTCCTTATGGATAGAGCGTATGAAGGCAATGAGACACAACGCCTGAGTCGTCGCCTGGGCTATGAACCCGTTGTCCCTCCCAATCCTTTGCGGCGCAATCCTTGGAATTATGACAAGGAGTTATACAAGAGACGCAATGAAGTGGAAAGGTTGTTTCGACGTCTGAAGGGCTACAGGCGCATAGCAACACGTTACGACAAGCTGGACGTCTTGTTCCTGGGGTTCATCATGTTTGCCTTAATCGTTGAGTCTCTTAAATAGTGTTAACAGGCCCTAAAGGAGCTTTCCCTGCTTCGGACTGAACGGATCCGTATATTCCTTGCACGTCCTCTTATCGAGCATAATATCTTCTCGATCCTGCTTCCGTATATATTTCCTGATTGTTGCTTCGTTCAAACCTGCTGTGCTGACGTAATATCCCACACTCCAGAATCTTCGATTGCCATATCGGTATTTCAGTTAAGAAAATTTATCAAAAATCATCAGAGAACTTTTACCATTTATATAACCCATAACCGAGGATATCGCATACTTTGGTGGTATAATGATAAGCATATGCACATGGTCTATCATCATATATCCTTCAATAATTTCAATTCCCTCGTAATTACAAAGTTGTCGTATTATTTTTCCTGTCTCTTCACGGTATTGCCCATAAATTACTTTTCTTCTATACTTGGGA from Mailhella massiliensis harbors:
- a CDS encoding IS5 family transposase, whose amino-acid sequence is MSITKEQYQRIADCFPRQRGNVSLDNLNVLNAILYVAENGCKWRRLPKEFGNWLSIYTRMNRWSKNGTLAKIFERLQRERLIFVKINVISLDSTCIKVHPDGMGALKKTGRQSIGKSRGGWTTKLHLVAASAECPLIWCLSPGNAGDAPQGRKLLEALGPTPVPCSLLMDRAYEGNETQRLSRRLGYEPVVPPNPLRRNPWNYDKELYKRRNEVERLFRRLKGYRRIATRYDKLDVLFLGFIMFALIVESLK